From Burkholderia savannae, a single genomic window includes:
- a CDS encoding response regulator — translation MRVLLVEDDPWLGEAVRDQIEKDGHPADFVGSLADARRHVAVATYDLILLDLLLPDGRGLDFLRELRAGGSTVPVIILTALDQVANRIAGLNAGADDYLVKPFDLSELSARVSAVARRYAGNPNPLVKLGELAIDTAARSVKRGDARVDLTASEWALLETLLQHPGMILSKPRLEERLYSFSDEVESNTIEVHVSRLRKKLGADVIETVRGLGYRLRRD, via the coding sequence ATGAGAGTGCTTCTCGTCGAAGACGACCCGTGGCTCGGAGAGGCCGTCCGCGACCAGATCGAGAAAGACGGGCATCCGGCCGATTTCGTCGGCAGCCTCGCCGACGCGCGCCGGCACGTCGCGGTCGCGACCTACGATCTGATCCTGCTCGATCTGCTGCTGCCCGACGGCCGCGGGCTCGACTTCCTGCGCGAGCTGCGCGCGGGCGGATCGACGGTGCCCGTCATCATCCTGACCGCGCTCGATCAGGTCGCGAACCGGATCGCCGGGCTGAACGCCGGCGCGGACGACTATCTGGTGAAGCCGTTCGATCTGTCCGAGCTGTCCGCGCGCGTGAGCGCGGTCGCGCGCCGCTATGCGGGCAATCCGAATCCGCTCGTGAAGCTCGGCGAGCTCGCGATCGACACCGCCGCGCGCAGCGTGAAGCGCGGCGATGCGCGAGTCGACCTGACCGCGAGCGAATGGGCGCTTCTCGAAACGCTGCTCCAGCATCCCGGGATGATCCTGTCGAAGCCGCGGCTCGAGGAGCGTCTGTATTCGTTCAGCGACGAAGTGGAGAGCAACACGATCGAGGTGCACGTGAGCCGCCTGCGCAAGAAGCTCGGCGCCGACGTGATCGAGACCGTGCGCGGCCTCGGCTACCGGCTGAGGCGGGA
- a CDS encoding DUF2271 domain-containing protein, protein MKHALPIAALAGALAAPSLASAREVTFETQLADYGGDGAYVVLYVTDRAGRYQGALWMAGRQTKYYRHLRDWYRATGGSQRLDGITGASVGAGKTLRATLDVADALLDAGCEIHIDTAVEDMNENPSEVVVPLTAASAGKAVKGRGYVKSFRYSL, encoded by the coding sequence ATGAAACACGCATTGCCGATCGCGGCGCTCGCAGGCGCGCTCGCCGCGCCGTCGCTCGCCTCCGCGCGCGAGGTCACGTTCGAGACGCAGCTTGCCGACTACGGCGGCGACGGCGCGTACGTCGTCCTGTACGTCACCGATCGCGCGGGCCGCTACCAGGGCGCGCTGTGGATGGCCGGCCGCCAGACGAAGTACTACCGGCATCTGCGCGACTGGTATCGCGCGACGGGCGGCTCGCAGCGGCTCGACGGCATCACGGGCGCGAGCGTCGGCGCGGGCAAGACGCTGCGCGCGACGCTCGACGTGGCCGACGCGCTGCTCGACGCCGGCTGCGAAATCCACATCGACACCGCGGTCGAGGACATGAACGAGAACCCGTCGGAAGTCGTCGTGCCGCTGACCGCGGCGAGCGCCGGCAAGGCGGTCAAGGGCCGCGGCTACGTGAAGTCGTTCCGCTATTCGCTTTAA
- a CDS encoding PepSY domain-containing protein, with protein sequence MKTSRLIKGVTLVSLASLVLASALGIRAAMADDGDDCHAPLADWKPRDAVRAMAQHKGWRVDKLKADDGCYEIKGHDADGKRFKAKLDPVTLDVVRMKREGDRKHDHDDDDDHGRAPRAQAPAGGPATGAPAGGALKPGSKPDVQIR encoded by the coding sequence ATGAAAACCTCGCGACTGATCAAGGGCGTGACGCTCGTTTCGCTCGCGTCGCTCGTGCTCGCAAGCGCGCTCGGCATCCGCGCGGCGATGGCGGACGACGGCGACGACTGCCACGCGCCGCTCGCCGACTGGAAGCCGCGCGACGCAGTGCGCGCGATGGCGCAGCACAAAGGCTGGCGCGTCGACAAGCTGAAGGCCGACGACGGCTGCTACGAAATCAAGGGCCACGACGCCGACGGCAAGCGCTTCAAGGCGAAGCTCGATCCGGTGACGCTCGACGTCGTGCGGATGAAGCGCGAGGGCGACCGCAAGCACGACCACGACGATGACGACGACCATGGCCGCGCGCCGCGCGCGCAAGCCCCGGCGGGCGGGCCGGCGACGGGCGCGCCCGCGGGCGGCGCGCTGAAGCCGGGCTCGAAGCCCGACGTGCAGATTCGCTGA